CCGCAGCCGGTGGCTTTTTCTTTCAAGCGACCGCTCGTTGAATTTAATGGACCTTGTGTGCCGAAAGGCCCCAGGTTTTTCCGACGGCTCCGCGCAAGTCCTTGATACACGGGTGTTCCGAAAAATCTAACAATAGACACAGTCATGGACGACCGCAATCGTCTTGTCGGCGCCGAAGCCGCTAGGCGATTGGTTATCGTGAAGGGTGGCTAAATCTTGGGTGCGGTTCGAGCTTGACGTCATGCATGAAACATTATTACTATTTAACATGTTTACATATTAATAAATTAAAATGTTGATTACGGCACTGATCGGACAGAAAGGCGGAACCGGAAAAACGACGACCAGCTTGGGCTTGGCGGTGGCGGCCGCGCGCGCCGGACAGGCCGCCGCGATCATTGACCTTGATCCCCAGGCGAACGCCGCGAACTGGAAGGACCGCCGGGAAGCACCAAATCCAGCCGTCGTATCCGCTCAGGTCAGTCGATTGCGGCAAACCTTGAAAACGGCCCGAGAGCACGGCGCCGAATTTGTCGTCATCGACACGCCGGGGAAATCCGACAGCGCCGCCGTCGAGGCGGCCCGATCCGCCGATTTGGTTCTCATTCCGGCGCGGCCGCAGATTTTTGACTTGGAGACGCTGCCGGCCATGCGCGATCTCTTGCGGGTGGCCGGTACCGCCCCGGCTTATTTGGTTTTGAACGGCTTGCATCCTCAGGCCCGCAAACAAGCCGAAGAAGCCAAGGCGATGATTCGAGACTCGTGCGGTCTGCCCGTTTGCCCGGTGCATCTTTGCCAGCGTGCCAGCTACGCCGAAGCACCGATGAACGGTTTAGCTCCGCAAGAACTCGATCCGGACGGCAAAGCCGCTGTCGAACTGGAGCAGCTTTACCGGTTCGTCCTTCAACAACTCACTCGGACGACAGCACAGCATGAGTAACAAACTGCAAGCCTTACAACGGGCGCTCGACAGCAAGCAACCCAAAGTCACCAAGCCGAAAGCGAACACGACCCCGGCCCGGAGTGAGAGCTATCGGGCGCCAAGTCGCGAGGGCAAGACGAATATCACCGCTTATCTGGTGCCCGGATTTAAATCCAGTCTGCGGTTGATCCAGGCACGCAACGGCGCCAGTCTTCAAACACTCGTCGCGGAAGCGTTGAATGACTTGTTCGTGAAGTACAACGTGCCGACCGTTAAAGAAGAATGATGGAAAACCAACATGTCATCATATTTATATGTTCACATCATTACATATGAACATTTTAATTAAATCACTTTTGATTTAATTAAAAAATTAAGAGGATTTCCGATGGCGAGTTAGCGAGAAGCTGGCGGCGACGCGACTAGCTTGTTAGTCGGTTGATGCCCACAAAATGTGGCGGTTTGGGAAGGAGGTTACTATCCTGTCACGGATAGGTGATGAGGAATTCTAAAACCGGAAGGACAAAACGGTATGG
Above is a genomic segment from Nitrospira sp. containing:
- a CDS encoding AAA family ATPase, whose protein sequence is MLITALIGQKGGTGKTTTSLGLAVAAARAGQAAAIIDLDPQANAANWKDRREAPNPAVVSAQVSRLRQTLKTAREHGAEFVVIDTPGKSDSAAVEAARSADLVLIPARPQIFDLETLPAMRDLLRVAGTAPAYLVLNGLHPQARKQAEEAKAMIRDSCGLPVCPVHLCQRASYAEAPMNGLAPQELDPDGKAAVELEQLYRFVLQQLTRTTAQHE
- a CDS encoding ribbon-helix-helix domain-containing protein, whose protein sequence is MSNKLQALQRALDSKQPKVTKPKANTTPARSESYRAPSREGKTNITAYLVPGFKSSLRLIQARNGASLQTLVAEALNDLFVKYNVPTVKEE